In a genomic window of Meleagris gallopavo isolate NT-WF06-2002-E0010 breed Aviagen turkey brand Nicholas breeding stock chromosome 1, Turkey_5.1, whole genome shotgun sequence:
- the LOC100543242 gene encoding serine/threonine-protein kinase PAK 1-like: protein MLIRNAEKQKKKPKMSDEEILEKLRSIVSVGDPKKKYTRFEKIGQGASGTVYTAMDVATGQEVAIKQMNLQQQPKKELIINEILVMRENKNPNIVNYLDSYLVGEELWVVMEYLAGGSLTDVVTETCMDEGQIAAVCREVKLCSP, encoded by the exons ATGCTGATCAGGAATGcggagaaacaaaagaaaaagccaaaaatgtCAGATGAAGAGATTTTGGAAAAATTAA gaagCATCGTGAGTGTGGGTGATCCAAAAAAGAAGTACACGCGTTTTGAGAAGATTGGACAAGG GGCCTCAGGTACAGTTTACACAGCAATGGATGTAGCTACAGGACAGGAG gTTGCAATCAAGCAGATGAatttgcagcagcagcccaaAAAGGAATTGATTATCAATGAAATCCTCGTaatgagggaaaacaaaaaccccaacatTGTCAACTACTTGGACAG TTACCTTGTAGGAGAAGAGCTCTGGGTAGTCATGGAGTACTTGGCAGGAGGCTCCCTAACAGATGTTGTCACAGAGACCTGCATGGACGAAGGACAGATTGCAGCTGTGTGCCGAGAGGTAAAGCTGTGCTCGCCCTGA